The Ignavibacteriales bacterium genome has a segment encoding these proteins:
- a CDS encoding transposase: MFTNKISGYKKKSNSSLTTTENYDHYIALDWSERNMAIARIGKTDIEPKTIDVPSDLKELKIYLTNLKGNKILTIEETTTSQWLYVELYDYVEKIFICDPYRNRLLSDGPKTDRIDAGKLCKLLKNGMMKEVYHSTNELYELRKLVSYYDDEVKAGVRLLNQKSALYRAENKSWKKKEELEGSRVNKFIVEQLDEKIESYQEKKKRYEEEFSKISKKNKVIRSLQSIPGLGPISSVTILSIVIDGKRFRSSNHYLVYCGLVKHDKLSGGRSYGKRIPRYSRRLKGVYKSAAVRVTSTENPLREYYEYLLKEKKFAEHNAKHAVARYIAKISLGIIKSGEKYKPYKWRDNKKEREAA; encoded by the coding sequence ATGTTTACAAATAAAATAAGTGGATATAAAAAGAAGAGCAACAGTTCTTTGACAACAACTGAAAATTACGACCACTACATAGCACTTGATTGGTCGGAAAGAAATATGGCAATAGCCAGAATTGGTAAAACAGATATTGAGCCCAAGACAATAGATGTCCCATCAGATCTGAAAGAACTGAAGATATACCTGACAAACCTGAAGGGGAACAAGATACTGACAATAGAAGAGACAACAACGAGCCAATGGTTGTATGTAGAGCTCTATGATTATGTTGAGAAAATATTTATTTGTGATCCATACAGAAACAGGTTGTTAAGTGATGGACCAAAGACAGATAGAATAGATGCTGGTAAATTATGCAAGCTGCTCAAGAATGGAATGATGAAGGAAGTTTATCATAGCACTAATGAGTTGTATGAGTTGAGGAAGTTAGTAAGTTATTATGATGATGAAGTAAAAGCTGGAGTAAGATTATTAAATCAGAAGTCTGCCTTATATCGTGCAGAGAATAAGTCGTGGAAGAAAAAAGAGGAACTTGAAGGGAGTCGAGTAAATAAGTTTATTGTAGAGCAGCTGGATGAGAAAATAGAATCATACCAAGAAAAGAAAAAGAGGTATGAGGAAGAGTTTTCCAAGATAAGTAAAAAGAACAAGGTGATAAGAAGTTTACAAAGTATCCCAGGGCTTGGCCCGATAAGCAGCGTAACGATATTATCGATAGTAATAGATGGAAAAAGATTTAGGAGTAGTAATCATTATCTAGTTTACTGTGGCTTAGTAAAACATGATAAGCTGAGTGGAGGAAGAAGTTACGGTAAAAGAATCCCAAGGTATTCCAGAAGATTAAAAGGAGTATATAAATCGGCAGCAGTAAGAGTAACATCAACGGAAAATCCGTTGAGAGAGTATTATGAGTATTTACTGAAGGAGAAAAAATTTGCCGAACATAATGCGAAGCATGCAGTAGCCAGATACATAGCCAAGATAAGTTTGGGAATAATAAAGAGCGGTGAAAAATACAAACCATACAAATGGAGAGATAACAAAAAGGAAAGAGAAGCTGCATAA